The following coding sequences lie in one Polluticoccus soli genomic window:
- a CDS encoding DNA topoisomerase IB → METTTGIKLTKRKLKGLAGDTVKSAEAVNLVYVSDTMPGITRIKKNDVFYYKYNNKQITDKAELLRIKRLVIPPAWENVWICPIEDGHLQVTGTDKLGRKQYKYHPVWNQLRNHTKYSQLQEFGKALPAIREQLQKDLSKPGLPLEKMLATAVSIMQCTCIRIGNAMYEKLYGSFGLTTLKSQHVTIKGSEIKFSFKGKKGIFHDLKLKSKKLANIIRQCLDIPGKELLQYINENGERRSIDSGMVNNYIRQISNGNFTAKDFRTWAGSLHALGAFKEMGIAETATAIKNNIVHALDIVAKQLGNTRAVCKKYYVHPAILDHYTNKTLHKYLSKFRDPECGNETSLTADEQILMKVLEAAPGIVI, encoded by the coding sequence ATGGAAACGACGACAGGCATAAAATTGACTAAAAGAAAGTTAAAAGGGCTGGCAGGAGACACAGTAAAAAGCGCCGAAGCCGTGAACCTCGTGTATGTGTCAGACACGATGCCGGGAATAACAAGGATTAAAAAAAATGACGTATTCTACTACAAATACAATAACAAACAAATTACCGACAAAGCGGAGTTGCTCCGTATAAAACGGTTGGTAATACCACCAGCATGGGAGAATGTGTGGATATGCCCGATAGAAGATGGGCACCTGCAAGTAACAGGTACTGACAAGCTGGGCAGGAAACAGTATAAATATCACCCGGTATGGAATCAGCTCCGCAACCATACCAAATATTCGCAGCTGCAGGAGTTTGGCAAAGCGCTGCCTGCCATACGCGAGCAACTGCAAAAAGACCTTTCAAAACCGGGACTACCGCTGGAGAAAATGTTGGCCACTGCTGTTTCGATCATGCAGTGTACCTGTATCAGGATAGGCAATGCCATGTATGAGAAATTGTATGGATCATTTGGATTGACAACCTTGAAAAGTCAGCACGTCACTATCAAGGGCAGCGAAATAAAATTCAGTTTTAAAGGGAAGAAAGGCATCTTTCACGACCTGAAACTAAAAAGCAAAAAGCTGGCTAATATCATCAGGCAGTGCCTGGATATACCGGGCAAAGAATTGCTGCAATACATCAATGAAAATGGCGAACGCCGGTCGATTGATTCGGGGATGGTGAATAATTACATTCGCCAGATCAGCAACGGCAATTTCACAGCCAAGGATTTCCGGACGTGGGCGGGTTCATTGCATGCACTTGGCGCCTTCAAAGAAATGGGCATAGCTGAAACAGCAACCGCGATCAAGAATAATATTGTACATGCGTTGGATATCGTAGCCAAACAGCTGGGGAACACGCGCGCAGTGTGCAAGAAATACTACGTTCATCCAGCTATCCTCGACCATTATACCAACAAGACGTTGCACAAGTATTTGTCAAAATTCAGAGACCCCGAGTGTGGCAATGAGACCAGCCTGACTGCCGACGAGCAGATACTGATGAAGGTACTGGAAGCCGCGCCGGGCATAGTTATATAA
- a CDS encoding M4 family metallopeptidase, with amino-acid sequence MRRNQKTKGYRPTQVSIKSLLLAACLSVSIPSFAQDNQTKGREYHGKEAGAIINGSSYVRMAATSPYPSFARMAPTARLKTADFLPWLRESVNTKTPTEFKLLKQEKDELGIDHYRYIQTFKGIPIDKSTYMVHSKNGNVTSFNGLALDPPANLSPTPTLTEVQGLEKAKQFIGAKRYKWEDDFWTKDLRDRKKDPNATYYPKAELYWYVNKEFNNYRLAYRYDIHSADPDHVVRIYVDAQTGAILQTLPLESNCSAASVNTVFNGTKPINTDNYSGSTYRLRDNCPGHPVFYVRDWNSATTTANVVEIENTTNTWTTMNERFGGTVLWESERCYRYYLNVHSRNSYDDAGGAVNGYINAIFSCTPPPNPCYTANNASMSFDGSTMKVGLSNAGTLANSYATIDIIGHEFTHAVTGYSSNLEYQDEPGGLNESFSDIFGEVIENWVFSSNDWLLGEERTNKHIRSMSNPKSKGQPDTYLGTNWYTGTDDNGGVHTNSGVQNFWFYLLTVGGTGTNDNSDNYDVSGIGIGDARSIAYRNNNMYLSQFSQYADAKDGAIQAAIDLYGECSNQVRQTTNAWYAVGLGEPFFDAEVVVTSDYNGRDVSCNNACDGAVNVVVTNGSSPTFDWDNSASTAQSRTNLCPGTYTVTVTNGNAAACTVTASATIENTPDLVVTAQVTSNYNGYGVSCHGGNDGTASSSASGGTPPYTRQWSNGQTTTNATGLSATTYKVVVTDANGCKDSASVTLTEPPALTVDAGSNQTVYWGYPDSSCATLTATAIGGGVPPLQITWSNGNHNASMSVCPTTSTVYYVTISDANGCSATDSVKVCVIDVRCGNHLDKVTICHKGPNGFVTQCVSLNTVANHLAGHDDQLAACGTNKACNFDGAKFANNTVQNPIETVSSYLDVYPNPFNDQTTIMFRLAASEHVQLKVYDVSGKEIAVLYNGAYKTGAIKEITFKGTEYPSGVYFLTVESDKDEDMTKKIVITR; translated from the coding sequence ATGAGAAGGAACCAGAAGACCAAAGGGTACCGACCAACACAGGTGTCCATTAAGTCATTGCTATTGGCAGCATGTCTGTCTGTTTCAATCCCGTCTTTTGCACAAGACAACCAAACAAAGGGGCGTGAGTATCATGGCAAGGAGGCGGGCGCCATCATCAACGGCTCCAGTTATGTACGCATGGCCGCCACCAGCCCCTACCCTTCGTTTGCGCGCATGGCGCCAACGGCACGATTGAAAACAGCAGACTTTCTACCATGGCTTAGAGAAAGCGTAAACACAAAAACACCTACCGAGTTCAAACTGCTGAAGCAGGAAAAAGACGAACTGGGCATTGATCACTATCGCTACATACAAACCTTTAAAGGCATTCCTATCGACAAAAGCACCTACATGGTACACTCGAAAAATGGCAATGTAACCTCGTTCAACGGGTTAGCGCTGGATCCACCTGCCAATCTTTCACCAACACCAACACTTACGGAGGTGCAGGGCCTGGAAAAAGCCAAGCAATTTATTGGCGCTAAAAGGTATAAATGGGAAGACGACTTTTGGACCAAAGACCTGCGCGACCGCAAGAAAGATCCGAATGCGACATACTATCCAAAAGCAGAACTGTACTGGTATGTGAACAAGGAGTTCAACAACTATCGCCTTGCTTACAGGTATGATATACATTCTGCGGACCCTGATCATGTTGTGCGTATATATGTAGATGCGCAGACAGGAGCCATATTGCAAACGTTGCCGCTGGAATCGAACTGCTCCGCAGCGTCTGTGAACACCGTTTTCAACGGTACGAAACCAATTAATACCGACAACTATTCCGGCAGTACTTACCGCCTGCGCGATAATTGCCCAGGGCACCCGGTATTCTATGTACGCGACTGGAACAGTGCGACCACAACGGCTAATGTTGTTGAAATAGAAAACACTACCAACACCTGGACTACTATGAACGAACGCTTTGGCGGTACCGTGCTTTGGGAATCAGAAAGGTGTTATCGCTATTATTTGAACGTTCACTCACGCAACTCGTATGATGATGCGGGCGGTGCAGTGAATGGCTATATCAATGCCATTTTCAGCTGCACGCCTCCACCAAACCCTTGCTATACTGCCAACAACGCGTCTATGTCGTTTGACGGCAGCACCATGAAAGTAGGCTTGAGCAATGCAGGCACGCTGGCCAACTCTTACGCTACTATTGATATCATAGGCCATGAATTTACGCATGCCGTTACCGGTTATTCATCCAACCTTGAATACCAGGACGAACCTGGCGGACTGAACGAATCGTTCAGCGATATATTCGGCGAAGTGATCGAAAACTGGGTATTTAGTTCAAACGACTGGCTGCTGGGTGAAGAACGTACTAATAAGCACATCAGGAGCATGTCAAACCCAAAATCAAAAGGTCAGCCTGATACTTATCTCGGGACTAACTGGTACACCGGTACCGATGACAATGGCGGCGTGCATACCAACAGTGGCGTACAGAACTTCTGGTTCTACTTACTGACCGTAGGCGGCACAGGTACTAACGACAACTCAGATAACTATGATGTATCCGGTATTGGTATAGGCGATGCACGCTCTATAGCATACCGCAACAATAACATGTACTTGAGCCAATTCTCGCAATATGCAGACGCCAAGGATGGTGCCATACAGGCAGCTATCGACCTGTACGGCGAATGTTCTAACCAGGTAAGGCAAACCACCAATGCATGGTATGCAGTTGGTTTGGGCGAGCCATTCTTCGATGCTGAGGTAGTTGTTACTTCCGACTATAACGGCCGCGATGTGTCGTGCAACAACGCTTGCGACGGTGCTGTGAATGTAGTTGTTACCAACGGTTCATCTCCAACTTTCGATTGGGACAATAGCGCATCGACAGCTCAATCGCGTACCAATCTTTGTCCCGGCACTTATACCGTAACCGTGACCAATGGCAATGCAGCAGCATGTACTGTTACAGCCAGTGCTACGATTGAAAACACACCGGATCTCGTTGTTACTGCACAAGTAACTTCTAACTACAACGGTTATGGCGTATCCTGCCATGGCGGCAATGATGGTACTGCCAGCAGCAGTGCAAGCGGTGGCACGCCACCTTATACCCGCCAGTGGAGCAATGGCCAAACCACCACAAACGCCACAGGATTATCAGCCACTACATACAAAGTAGTAGTGACCGATGCTAACGGTTGTAAAGATTCAGCCAGCGTGACCCTAACTGAACCACCCGCTCTTACAGTTGATGCAGGCTCAAACCAAACAGTGTACTGGGGTTATCCGGATTCATCATGTGCTACCCTTACAGCAACAGCAATAGGCGGTGGTGTACCTCCGCTACAGATCACATGGAGCAATGGTAATCATAATGCTTCAATGAGCGTATGTCCGACAACATCAACCGTCTACTATGTGACTATTTCAGATGCTAACGGTTGTTCTGCAACGGATAGCGTGAAAGTTTGCGTGATAGATGTAAGGTGCGGTAACCACCTGGATAAAGTAACCATCTGCCATAAAGGCCCGAACGGCTTCGTAACACAATGTGTTTCGCTCAACACAGTTGCCAACCACCTTGCAGGACATGACGACCAGTTAGCTGCTTGTGGTACAAACAAGGCCTGCAACTTCGACGGGGCAAAATTTGCCAACAACACGGTTCAGAATCCAATCGAAACAGTTTCATCTTACCTGGATGTTTATCCCAATCCTTTCAACGATCAAACAACCATCATGTTCAGGCTTGCAGCAAGCGAGCATGTTCAGTTGAAGGTATATGATGTTTCAGGAAAGGAAATAGCTGTGCTGTATAACGGAGCGTACAAAACAGGAGCTATAAAAGAAATAACCTTCAAGGGTACAGAATATCCGTCAGGTGTTTACTTCCTTACAGTAGAAAGTGATAAGGATGAAGACATGACGAAGAAAATAGTTATCACCCGGTAA
- a CDS encoding isoaspartyl peptidase/L-asparaginase family protein has translation MKHLLTFILAVVTLPAFAQTKLVGKDAKFVLVIHGGAGSVARNNMTPDKEKAYTEGLQRALTVGYNILVRGGSSVDAVQACIMVLEDDSLFNAGKGAVMTHEGRCELDASIMDGKTLKAGAVAGVTTVRNPICAARAVMDNSKHVMMAGRGAELFAEQNHCSIVDNSYFHTERSRRALEGAIRADSLNEIKQKKSVNDPENRDHKYGTVGAVALDAQGNLAAATSTGGMTNKRFGRIGDSPIIGAGTYADNNTCAISCTGWGEYFIRLGMAKAVADRIELKGMKLDDAAKEMILTKLPALGGDGGLIGVDKEGNITMPFNTSGMYRAYIKSTGEKEILMYRD, from the coding sequence ATGAAACACCTCCTAACATTCATATTAGCAGTTGTAACACTTCCTGCCTTTGCACAAACAAAACTGGTGGGCAAGGATGCCAAGTTTGTGCTTGTGATACACGGCGGCGCGGGCTCTGTAGCCCGTAACAATATGACGCCGGATAAAGAAAAAGCCTATACCGAGGGCCTGCAACGTGCCCTGACCGTTGGCTATAACATATTGGTGCGCGGCGGCTCATCGGTCGATGCCGTACAGGCTTGCATCATGGTGCTCGAGGATGATTCGTTGTTCAACGCGGGTAAAGGCGCTGTAATGACCCACGAAGGCCGTTGTGAGCTGGACGCCTCGATCATGGATGGTAAAACCCTGAAGGCAGGAGCCGTAGCAGGCGTCACTACCGTACGCAACCCGATATGTGCGGCAAGAGCAGTGATGGACAACAGCAAACACGTAATGATGGCCGGTAGGGGGGCTGAACTGTTTGCGGAACAGAACCACTGTTCGATAGTCGACAACAGCTATTTCCACACCGAACGCAGCCGCCGCGCGCTGGAAGGCGCCATTCGTGCCGACTCGCTGAACGAGATCAAACAAAAGAAATCGGTGAACGATCCTGAGAACCGCGACCATAAATACGGAACAGTGGGCGCTGTGGCACTGGATGCTCAAGGCAACCTGGCCGCAGCTACCAGTACCGGAGGTATGACCAACAAGCGCTTCGGGCGTATTGGCGACAGCCCCATAATAGGCGCCGGCACCTATGCTGACAACAACACATGCGCCATCAGCTGCACTGGCTGGGGCGAGTATTTTATCCGCCTAGGTATGGCCAAAGCCGTAGCCGACCGCATAGAGCTGAAAGGCATGAAACTGGACGATGCCGCCAAAGAAATGATACTGACCAAACTACCTGCCCTGGGCGGCGACGGTGGGCTGATAGGTGTGGACAAAGAAGGAAATATTACCATGCCTTTCAATACCAGCGGCATGTACCGTGCCTATATCAAATCGACCGGGGAGAAGGAGATATTGATGTATAGGGACTAA
- a CDS encoding toxin-antitoxin system YwqK family antitoxin: protein MKTGISLILLLLLSVLHSEAQTDTVFFDKDWKRVSTSESAAYVRPPAVKLASGKYQVVDYFANTAQPLLVAEYLDKDLKTKDGYFISYHENGQMESEGYNKNGKREGHWIGYYKSGVKEYEGEMRDDKWNGDFVSYHDNGKKQSEGTRLNGAYNGFWKWYAEDGKTLTFYANYKNGIYHGDVVRYHKNGAIARQDHYKNGKLKSVRCYTEAGSDAAWCADRKYPTFPGGDGQYTIFVENDSRYKEFRENNPKVKGTVYIEAFFDETGKMYKSDVVQSLQPEADTLALEIMRSMPDWIPALDESNRPVKSTRRLDIKF from the coding sequence ATGAAAACAGGAATAAGCCTGATCTTGTTACTTCTTTTATCAGTCTTGCATAGTGAGGCGCAGACTGATACAGTGTTCTTTGATAAAGACTGGAAGCGGGTTTCAACTTCTGAAAGTGCTGCCTATGTTCGTCCACCTGCTGTGAAGCTGGCATCAGGTAAATATCAGGTTGTTGATTATTTCGCCAACACTGCGCAGCCGTTGTTGGTAGCTGAGTATCTTGATAAAGATCTAAAGACTAAAGATGGCTACTTTATTTCTTACCATGAAAATGGCCAGATGGAGTCGGAAGGATATAATAAGAACGGAAAACGTGAGGGACACTGGATAGGTTATTACAAAAGCGGGGTAAAGGAATATGAAGGAGAAATGCGCGATGACAAGTGGAATGGCGATTTCGTGAGCTATCACGATAATGGTAAGAAACAAAGTGAAGGGACGAGATTGAATGGCGCATATAATGGATTCTGGAAGTGGTATGCCGAAGATGGAAAAACATTGACATTCTACGCGAACTATAAAAATGGTATTTATCACGGCGATGTTGTGAGGTATCATAAGAACGGAGCAATTGCGAGACAAGACCACTACAAGAATGGAAAATTGAAGTCCGTTAGATGTTACACAGAGGCTGGTTCAGATGCAGCCTGGTGTGCAGATAGAAAATACCCGACCTTTCCAGGTGGCGATGGACAATACACGATATTTGTAGAGAACGATAGCCGTTATAAAGAGTTTAGAGAGAATAACCCGAAAGTTAAAGGAACGGTCTATATCGAGGCATTCTTCGACGAAACCGGTAAGATGTATAAGAGTGATGTTGTGCAGTCGTTACAGCCGGAAGCTGATACTCTTGCGTTAGAGATAATGAGGTCTATGCCGGACTGGATACCAGCCCTTGATGAAAGCAACAGGCCTGTGAAATCGACGCGAAGGCTTGATATAAAATTTTAG
- a CDS encoding acyl-CoA carboxylase subunit beta — MNLEFNKNEDAMKLAVSQVRQRHAQVSLGGGKKAIEKAREKGKMTPRERIQYLIDKDSTFTEIGAFAGWEMYQEHGGCPAAGTVAGLGYVCGRQCVIVANDNTVKAGAWFPITGKKNLRLQEIAMENHLPVIYIVDSAGVYLPMQDEIFPDKEHFGRIFRNNAQMSAMGITQIAAVMGSCVAGGAYLPIMSDETLMVEGNGSIFLAGPYLVKAAIGEDVDIQTLGGAKTHTEISGIADYKFETEAECLDQVRRIMDKIGEQPRAGFDRVKPAAPKKDPNEIYGLVSVDNSRPYDVVEVIERMVDNSEFDQFKEDYGKTIVCGYARIDGWAVGIVANQRKIVKSGKGEMQLGGVIYNDSADKAARFIQNCNQKKIPLVFLQDVTGFMVGSRSEHSGIIKDGAKLVNAVANSVVPKITIVIGNSYGAGNYAMCGKAYDPRFIYAWPNAKIAVMGGEQAAKTLLQIQVAALKSKGQEIDPEKEKELLKQITDRYTSQTSAYYAAARLWVDEIIDPIETRRVISEGINAANHNPNMKEFKTGVFQV; from the coding sequence ATGAATCTGGAATTCAATAAAAACGAAGACGCTATGAAGCTGGCTGTTAGCCAGGTGAGGCAGCGTCATGCGCAGGTGAGCCTGGGCGGTGGTAAAAAAGCGATCGAGAAAGCACGCGAGAAAGGCAAGATGACGCCTCGTGAACGTATACAATACCTTATCGATAAAGACAGCACGTTCACCGAGATAGGCGCCTTTGCCGGATGGGAAATGTACCAGGAGCATGGCGGTTGTCCTGCAGCAGGGACGGTAGCCGGCCTGGGTTACGTGTGCGGCAGGCAGTGTGTGATCGTAGCCAACGACAATACAGTAAAAGCCGGCGCCTGGTTCCCGATAACCGGTAAAAAGAACCTGCGCCTGCAGGAGATAGCTATGGAGAACCATCTGCCGGTGATCTACATAGTAGACAGCGCAGGTGTGTACCTGCCTATGCAGGACGAGATATTTCCCGATAAAGAACACTTTGGTCGTATCTTCCGCAACAATGCGCAGATGAGCGCCATGGGCATCACCCAGATAGCCGCGGTAATGGGCAGCTGTGTAGCTGGTGGCGCCTACCTGCCTATCATGAGCGACGAAACGCTGATGGTGGAAGGCAATGGATCTATATTCCTCGCCGGTCCTTACCTGGTAAAGGCAGCGATTGGTGAAGATGTAGATATACAAACACTGGGTGGCGCTAAAACGCATACCGAGATCAGCGGCATAGCCGACTACAAATTTGAAACAGAAGCGGAGTGCCTTGACCAGGTGCGCCGCATCATGGATAAGATTGGCGAGCAGCCACGCGCCGGTTTCGACCGCGTAAAACCTGCAGCGCCTAAGAAAGACCCGAATGAGATCTACGGATTGGTGTCGGTTGATAACTCAAGGCCTTACGATGTGGTTGAAGTGATCGAGCGCATGGTAGATAACTCTGAGTTCGACCAGTTCAAAGAGGACTATGGTAAGACCATCGTGTGCGGTTATGCACGTATCGATGGCTGGGCTGTGGGTATAGTGGCTAACCAGCGTAAGATCGTGAAGAGCGGTAAAGGTGAAATGCAGCTGGGTGGTGTTATCTACAACGACAGCGCCGACAAAGCAGCACGCTTTATCCAGAACTGCAACCAGAAGAAAATACCACTGGTGTTCCTGCAGGATGTGACGGGTTTTATGGTGGGCAGCCGCAGCGAGCACTCTGGCATCATTAAAGACGGAGCTAAGCTGGTGAATGCAGTAGCTAACTCTGTAGTGCCTAAGATCACGATCGTAATAGGTAACTCATACGGTGCCGGCAACTACGCTATGTGCGGTAAAGCCTACGACCCACGTTTCATCTATGCATGGCCTAATGCCAAGATAGCGGTGATGGGTGGTGAGCAGGCTGCTAAAACGCTATTACAGATACAAGTGGCCGCGCTGAAATCGAAAGGGCAGGAGATAGACCCTGAAAAAGAAAAAGAACTGCTGAAACAAATTACAGACCGTTATACTTCGCAAACATCGGCTTATTACGCAGCGGCCCGCCTTTGGGTAGATGAGATCATCGACCCGATAGAAACCCGCCGCGTAATATCAGAAGGTATCAACGCAGCCAACCACAACCCGAATATGAAGGAGTTTAAGACCGGTGTGTTTCAGGTGTAA